A part of Pirellulales bacterium genomic DNA contains:
- a CDS encoding glycosyltransferase, with translation MKLAALCCTYLRPATLGHLIESFVRQDYPSDRRELVILDDAGQYANQTGDGWRLISVPHRFNSLGEKRNACAALASPDIAGFLVADDDDIYLPHWFSSQAKALQQAEWSRPSRVLLEHGDRLKECETGGLYHGGWAFRREAFHRVRGYGPFNNGEDQELAGRLNAAGVAQCDPCQFAAPFYIYRYENGSYHLSYMDESGYRLLKQSSDGNESGPVSLRIGWETAWDQRPVIRRFEFGPAVEPRDGRMPVELIGPMDAPGRDGPTNGMYALQKALRQRIADGLDWLSIRSLPVSRGALPWFWHWDDRRYAMWWDAEGQPFVQGPNLLFTSSGSPRIDKEECALLDAANCRAMFCHSAWYRDLIAKHRDPANQSPIVLWPYPIDPWPGEPLRDQYDLLIYGKNGHRPQLLEHLAEVFPRHVQIHYGTYCREQLFEAARRSRACAYLADDDHGPLALQEILLAGCPTVGVRTGAAFVEHGTTGILVDRLPPGQQCIVSDDDASALATYLDALHHAQSLDRNAIRAHAVGIFATVHIVDTVVDALNAARLY, from the coding sequence ATGAAACTAGCCGCTTTGTGCTGCACCTACCTGCGGCCTGCGACGCTCGGTCATCTGATCGAATCGTTCGTGCGCCAGGATTATCCCAGCGATCGGCGAGAGTTGGTCATCCTGGACGACGCCGGCCAATACGCGAACCAGACCGGCGACGGCTGGCGGCTGATCTCGGTGCCGCACCGTTTCAACTCGCTCGGCGAAAAGCGCAACGCCTGCGCGGCGCTGGCCTCGCCCGATATAGCCGGCTTCCTGGTCGCGGACGACGACGATATTTATCTGCCCCATTGGTTCAGTTCGCAGGCCAAGGCACTGCAGCAAGCCGAGTGGTCGCGACCGAGCCGTGTCCTGCTGGAACATGGCGACCGTTTGAAAGAATGCGAAACCGGCGGACTCTATCACGGCGGCTGGGCCTTTCGCCGCGAGGCGTTCCATCGCGTGCGCGGGTACGGGCCGTTCAATAACGGCGAAGACCAAGAACTGGCGGGGCGACTAAACGCGGCCGGCGTCGCGCAATGCGATCCGTGCCAATTCGCCGCGCCGTTCTACATCTATCGCTACGAGAACGGCAGTTACCACCTTAGCTACATGGACGAGAGTGGCTATCGGCTCCTGAAGCAATCGAGCGACGGAAATGAAAGCGGACCGGTTTCGCTCCGCATCGGCTGGGAAACCGCTTGGGACCAGCGGCCGGTGATTCGGCGGTTCGAGTTCGGGCCGGCCGTCGAGCCGCGCGACGGACGGATGCCGGTCGAGTTGATCGGGCCGATGGACGCACCCGGGCGCGACGGCCCGACGAACGGTATGTACGCCCTGCAAAAAGCCCTGCGGCAGCGAATCGCCGACGGCCTCGACTGGCTCTCGATCCGCTCGTTGCCGGTCAGCCGCGGCGCACTCCCGTGGTTCTGGCATTGGGACGACCGCCGCTACGCGATGTGGTGGGACGCCGAAGGCCAGCCGTTCGTGCAGGGGCCGAACTTGCTCTTCACTTCATCTGGTTCGCCGCGCATCGACAAGGAGGAGTGCGCCTTGCTCGACGCCGCGAACTGCCGAGCCATGTTTTGCCACAGCGCCTGGTATCGCGATCTCATTGCCAAGCATCGCGACCCGGCAAACCAATCGCCGATCGTACTATGGCCGTATCCAATCGATCCGTGGCCCGGCGAGCCGTTGCGCGACCAATACGATCTGCTGATTTACGGCAAGAACGGCCATCGGCCGCAATTGCTGGAACACTTGGCCGAAGTTTTTCCGCGGCACGTGCAGATTCATTATGGCACCTACTGCCGCGAGCAACTCTTTGAAGCAGCTCGCCGCTCGCGAGCCTGCGCCTATCTGGCAGACGACGACCACGGACCTTTGGCGCTGCAAGAGATTCTCCTTGCCGGATGCCCAACGGTCGGCGTCCGCACCGGCGCTGCATTCGTCGAGCATGGCACCACCGGCATCCTCGTCGATCGCCTTCCGCCGGGCCAGCAGTGCATCGTCAGCGACGACGACGCATCCGCGCTGGCGACCTACCTCGACGCTCTGCACCACGCCCAATCCCTCGACCGCAATGCGATACGCGCCCACGCCGTCGGCATCTTCGCAACAGTTCACATCGTCGATACAGTAGTCGACGCCTTGAATGCGGCGCGGCTTTATTAG
- a CDS encoding glycosyltransferase: QFIRHADRFRALGCPIVWVNCMTFMFDHEKRFFAESGPAEAMVYQSEFQRSELEPQLAPFGYDPATGHLIRGAFDVDDWQFRPRPHAKGEAFVVGRVARPDTDKWSSNTWPIYQRIQYANKRALMLGMDDRTHEKLGTPPAWADCLKPMAISAQQFFGTIHCTLPVNGGARENWPQAGLEAMASGVPIVAQNAWGWREMIEPGVTGFLGDDDCELAHYVALLAHDEDLRGRIAHAAHERLVATLANPDAILAGWKRLFASVGTAVPEAEAALA, translated from the coding sequence CCAATTTATTCGCCACGCCGATCGGTTCCGCGCGCTGGGCTGCCCGATTGTGTGGGTGAACTGCATGACGTTCATGTTCGACCACGAGAAACGATTCTTCGCCGAATCCGGGCCGGCCGAGGCGATGGTCTACCAATCCGAATTCCAACGATCCGAACTGGAGCCGCAGCTTGCGCCGTTCGGCTACGACCCGGCGACGGGCCATCTGATTCGCGGCGCGTTCGATGTGGACGATTGGCAATTCCGCCCGCGGCCGCATGCAAAGGGAGAAGCATTCGTCGTCGGCCGCGTCGCCCGCCCCGACACGGACAAGTGGTCAAGCAACACCTGGCCGATCTACCAGCGGATTCAATACGCGAACAAACGGGCGTTGATGCTCGGCATGGACGACCGGACGCACGAGAAGCTCGGCACGCCGCCGGCCTGGGCCGATTGTCTCAAGCCAATGGCGATCTCGGCTCAGCAATTCTTCGGGACGATTCATTGCACGCTGCCGGTCAACGGCGGGGCCCGCGAGAACTGGCCGCAGGCCGGGTTGGAGGCGATGGCCTCGGGCGTGCCGATCGTGGCCCAAAACGCCTGGGGTTGGCGGGAAATGATCGAACCTGGCGTCACCGGGTTTCTCGGCGACGACGATTGCGAGTTGGCCCACTACGTCGCCCTGTTGGCCCACGACGAAGACCTTCGCGGGCGGATCGCCCATGCGGCCCACGAGCGCCTCGTCGCGACCCTGGCCAACCCTGACGCGATTTTGGCCGGCTGGAAGAGGCTATTTGCCTCGGTCGGAACCGCGGTTCCCGAAGCGGAGGCGGCCCTGGCATGA